In Halovivax gelatinilyticus, the following are encoded in one genomic region:
- a CDS encoding MutS-related protein, which translates to MELEAIPGIGRKTAEALAELDDPERALRTGDVAEIASAPGVSPGRAAHIARAAIRAEHDDPGGFLATDRTGEIYRELLSGLQERTVTDYAARRLETFYPSSRRSRIEEARTVTSDALSREPSEAILAALREVSPTVEPGDVRVRERCLATTDAERYAEATEAFPELSVELVEDARGLAELARGYATVVALDEHFAGVDVDGDVRVRPDAFDDPIAIVPERPLAFFSANRDRLQAAIAVHRESDLEPPCDPAALEDGLDRFDSDGTVAGDEELDRLERAVDDLDTVVAGAESLANDQLKAAIAEQDVTIEGSDLLSLVERGAGADSLFSRELADEYDEAVSAAREHVVETLGLTTGEAELAERAFGDDPTFPVAHDDDAVGRLREELQATMDQRAVRRKQALAAELADLRGDAETLVRQALELDVELAISRFADDFECTMAEFVWDAGDGPDVRIEGGRSPLLDEPPSAIDPVDYDVDGVRLLSGVNSGGKTSTLDLVAAVVILAHMGLPVPADRVRLRRFDAVHYHAKTQGTLDAGAFEATVRGFADLATGADGGLVLVDELESITEPGASAKIIAGILEALSARDATAVFVSHLADEIRETADYEVPVDGIEAVGLVEGELAVNRSPVPDHLARSTPELIVEKLAEEVDSDETASADGGTDAGGFYERLLEKFD; encoded by the coding sequence ATGGAACTCGAAGCGATCCCGGGGATCGGACGGAAGACGGCCGAGGCGCTGGCCGAACTCGACGACCCGGAACGGGCGCTTCGGACGGGTGACGTGGCCGAAATCGCGAGCGCGCCAGGGGTGAGCCCCGGGCGGGCGGCCCACATCGCCCGCGCGGCGATTCGGGCCGAACACGACGATCCGGGCGGCTTTCTGGCCACCGACCGCACCGGGGAGATTTACCGCGAGCTGCTCTCGGGTCTCCAGGAGCGAACCGTCACCGACTACGCGGCACGGCGCCTGGAGACGTTCTACCCGAGTTCGCGCCGGTCTCGAATCGAGGAGGCGCGAACGGTGACGAGCGACGCGCTCTCACGGGAGCCAAGCGAGGCCATCCTGGCGGCCCTGCGCGAGGTCTCCCCGACGGTCGAGCCGGGCGACGTTCGCGTCCGCGAGCGCTGTCTCGCGACGACCGACGCCGAACGGTACGCGGAGGCTACCGAGGCGTTTCCAGAGCTCTCGGTCGAACTCGTCGAGGACGCCCGCGGGCTGGCCGAACTCGCTCGCGGCTACGCGACCGTGGTCGCACTCGACGAGCACTTCGCCGGCGTCGACGTCGACGGCGACGTCCGTGTCAGACCGGACGCGTTCGACGACCCGATCGCGATCGTCCCCGAACGTCCGCTCGCGTTCTTCTCGGCCAACCGCGACCGGCTGCAGGCGGCGATCGCCGTCCACCGCGAGAGCGACCTGGAACCGCCCTGTGACCCGGCCGCGCTCGAAGACGGACTCGATCGGTTCGACAGCGACGGGACGGTCGCCGGCGACGAGGAACTCGACCGGCTCGAACGCGCCGTCGACGACCTGGATACCGTCGTCGCCGGCGCCGAATCGCTCGCGAACGACCAGCTCAAAGCGGCGATCGCCGAACAGGACGTCACGATCGAGGGATCGGACTTGCTCTCGCTGGTCGAACGGGGCGCCGGCGCGGACTCGCTGTTTTCGCGCGAACTGGCCGACGAGTACGACGAGGCGGTGAGCGCGGCTCGCGAACACGTCGTCGAGACGCTCGGGCTCACGACGGGAGAAGCCGAACTCGCCGAACGGGCGTTCGGCGACGATCCGACGTTTCCGGTCGCCCACGACGACGACGCGGTCGGTCGATTGCGCGAGGAGCTCCAGGCGACGATGGACCAGCGAGCGGTCCGGCGAAAGCAAGCACTCGCCGCGGAACTAGCCGACCTGCGAGGTGACGCCGAGACCCTGGTCCGACAGGCGCTCGAACTCGACGTCGAACTCGCAATTTCCCGCTTCGCAGATGACTTCGAGTGTACGATGGCCGAGTTCGTCTGGGATGCCGGCGACGGTCCGGACGTCCGCATCGAGGGCGGCCGCTCGCCGCTGCTCGACGAACCGCCGTCGGCGATCGACCCGGTCGACTACGACGTCGACGGCGTCCGCCTTCTCTCCGGGGTAAACAGCGGCGGAAAGACCTCGACGCTGGATCTGGTGGCGGCCGTCGTCATCCTGGCGCACATGGGCCTCCCGGTTCCCGCCGACCGGGTTCGACTCCGGCGCTTCGACGCCGTCCACTACCACGCGAAGACCCAGGGGACCCTCGACGCGGGCGCCTTCGAGGCGACCGTCCGCGGCTTCGCCGACCTCGCGACCGGGGCCGACGGCGGGCTGGTGCTGGTCGACGAACTCGAGAGCATCACCGAACCGGGCGCCAGCGCGAAGATCATCGCCGGCATCTTAGAGGCGCTCTCTGCGCGCGACGCCACCGCCGTCTTCGTCTCCCACCTGGCCGACGAGATCCGCGAGACCGCCGACTACGAGGTCCCCGTCGACGGCATCGAGGCCGTGGGACTGGTTGAGGGCGAACTGGCGGTGAACCGATCACCCGTCCCGGACCACCTCGCTCGCTCGACGCCCGAGCTGATCGTCGAGAAGTTGGCCGAGGAAGTCGATAGTGACGAGACGGCGAGCGCCGACGGCGGGACGGACGCCGGCGGATTCTACGAGCGGTTGTTAGAAAAGTTCGACTGA
- a CDS encoding MaoC family dehydratase produces the protein MVRNIREVGENRYREEYGRFFEDFTVGDVYEHRPNRTITETDNYWFTLITMNNHPLHFDAEYAAQTEWDQELVNSALTLSVVLGMTVSDVSYQAVANLGWEEVRLTNPVFHGDTLTAESEVVRKRESESRPGQGIVTVETTGFKQTGEKVIEFTRSALIPTREAAGESASTDEADSTDDQ, from the coding sequence ATGGTTCGCAACATCCGAGAGGTCGGTGAGAACCGATACCGCGAGGAGTACGGCAGATTCTTCGAGGATTTCACTGTCGGCGACGTCTACGAACACCGACCGAACCGGACGATCACCGAAACGGACAACTACTGGTTCACGCTCATCACGATGAACAACCATCCGCTTCACTTCGACGCCGAGTACGCGGCGCAGACGGAGTGGGACCAGGAACTCGTCAACTCCGCTCTGACGCTGTCGGTCGTGCTCGGGATGACGGTCAGCGACGTCTCCTACCAGGCCGTCGCCAACCTCGGCTGGGAGGAAGTCCGACTGACGAATCCGGTGTTTCACGGCGACACGCTCACCGCCGAGTCCGAGGTCGTGAGAAAGCGCGAGAGCGAGTCGAGGCCGGGTCAGGGCATCGTGACCGTCGAGACGACCGGCTTCAAGCAAACGGGCGAAAAAGTGATCGAATTCACCCGCTCGGCGCTCATACCCACGCGCGAGGCTGCAGGCGAGTCGGCGTCAACGGACGAGGCCGACTCGACCGACGATCAGTGA
- a CDS encoding DUF378 domain-containing protein: MRTQTRPNLSPIEWFIMALVTVGAINWGLVGLEGFVGGNLNLVNLLFGSVSTIEYSVYLLVGLAGLSILVTGIRRYRSPAEDAAEIEHTEPAR; the protein is encoded by the coding sequence ATGCGAACTCAAACCCGTCCCAACCTCTCTCCCATCGAGTGGTTCATCATGGCGCTCGTGACCGTCGGTGCAATCAACTGGGGCCTCGTCGGCCTCGAGGGATTCGTCGGTGGCAACCTGAACCTGGTGAACCTCCTCTTCGGGTCCGTCTCGACCATCGAATACTCGGTCTACCTGCTCGTCGGCCTCGCTGGTCTGTCGATCCTCGTCACGGGAATCCGACGCTACCGCAGCCCCGCCGAGGACGCGGCGGAGATCGAACACACCGAACCCGCTCGGTGA
- a CDS encoding MmgE/PrpD family protein, translating into MDITESLAAYCATTAGTELPPETTAQAKRVLLDTIGIAIGSQRARSTPIVLDSIADLDGGGGSTTVLATGERLQPPYAAMANGALAHSLDFDETHRAGSVHAAAPVLGAALAAGEDHDASGSELLAAFVGGYEVTARLGMALNSEAHYARGFHATSTCGVFGAAAATCMIAGADAKTIERAFGIAGSQAAGSLQFLEDGSWNKRIHPGLAAHSGYIAATFAENEFLATTNPIEGPRGFLQAYSDDPRPERARDGLGESYEIDRTGLKPYPVCRFLHPVIDGAVELVTANDLSPEQIEAIRVELSSSGHQLVGEPTKQFPETVVDGQFSLPFVTMLAVTRREVTVDTLFDALADELSPTERRLIEATEAVADEWADERYPEQWAVNVAIETADETVETRVLDAKGDPETPLSWADVTKKFDRLVEPVIGADAGRTVRERVRSIEDRPVASVLEPLADAD; encoded by the coding sequence ATGGACATCACGGAGTCGTTGGCGGCCTACTGCGCCACGACGGCCGGGACAGAACTCCCGCCCGAGACGACCGCACAAGCGAAGCGGGTCTTGCTAGACACCATCGGCATCGCGATCGGGAGCCAACGGGCGCGATCGACGCCGATCGTCCTCGACAGTATCGCCGACCTCGACGGTGGGGGCGGATCGACGACCGTACTCGCGACCGGCGAACGCCTGCAACCGCCGTACGCGGCCATGGCGAACGGTGCGCTCGCACACAGCCTCGACTTCGACGAGACCCACCGCGCCGGATCGGTCCACGCCGCGGCGCCAGTCCTGGGCGCGGCGTTGGCGGCCGGGGAGGACCACGACGCGAGCGGGTCGGAGCTTCTCGCGGCGTTCGTCGGCGGCTACGAGGTGACGGCGAGACTCGGCATGGCGCTCAATTCCGAAGCTCACTACGCCAGGGGATTCCACGCGACGAGTACGTGCGGAGTGTTCGGCGCGGCGGCGGCTACGTGCATGATCGCTGGGGCCGACGCGAAGACGATAGAGCGCGCGTTCGGCATCGCGGGCAGCCAGGCCGCCGGATCGCTACAGTTTCTCGAAGACGGTTCGTGGAACAAACGGATCCATCCCGGATTGGCCGCCCACTCCGGATATATCGCCGCGACGTTCGCGGAGAACGAGTTTCTCGCGACGACGAATCCGATCGAAGGGCCTCGGGGGTTTCTCCAGGCGTACTCCGACGATCCGCGGCCAGAACGCGCCCGTGACGGGCTCGGCGAGTCCTACGAGATCGACCGAACCGGGCTGAAGCCGTATCCGGTCTGTCGATTTCTCCACCCCGTCATCGACGGGGCGGTCGAACTCGTGACGGCGAACGACCTCTCGCCCGAGCAGATCGAGGCGATCCGCGTCGAACTCTCATCGTCGGGCCACCAGCTCGTGGGAGAGCCGACGAAGCAATTCCCCGAGACGGTCGTCGACGGGCAGTTCAGTCTGCCGTTCGTGACGATGCTCGCCGTTACCCGACGCGAGGTGACCGTAGACACGCTCTTCGACGCGCTGGCCGACGAACTGTCGCCGACGGAACGGCGACTGATCGAGGCGACCGAGGCGGTAGCAGACGAGTGGGCCGACGAACGGTACCCGGAACAGTGGGCGGTGAACGTCGCGATCGAGACGGCCGACGAAACGGTGGAGACGCGAGTGCTCGACGCGAAAGGCGATCCGGAGACGCCGCTTTCGTGGGCGGACGTGACCAAAAAGTTCGACCGGCTGGTCGAGCCCGTCATCGGTGCCGACGCGGGGCGAACGGTGCGAGAGCGGGTTCGATCGATCGAGGACCGGCCCGTCGCGTCGGTCCTGGAACCGCTTGCCGACGCCGACTGA
- a CDS encoding Lrp/AsnC family transcriptional regulator codes for MASSPMDGLDEIDRIILGILSNDPRTPYADISQQLDQRGYEMSGEGIRYRVQNLFESTSTFFMLNPNAHDWHVLRLSITVSDTPNAKQVVKDTLAEMPYWFISSGVGSFDVYAVRMAESLGDVDDSIDAVRAIEQVENVEFFLETHRKTDMGKYFPTSDGS; via the coding sequence ATGGCCAGCTCACCGATGGATGGATTGGACGAAATCGACCGGATCATCCTGGGGATCCTCTCGAACGATCCGCGAACGCCGTACGCCGACATCTCACAGCAACTCGACCAGCGCGGGTACGAGATGAGCGGCGAGGGGATTCGCTATCGGGTCCAGAACCTGTTCGAATCGACCTCGACGTTCTTCATGCTGAACCCGAACGCTCACGACTGGCACGTCCTTCGCCTGTCGATCACTGTCAGCGACACGCCGAACGCAAAGCAAGTGGTAAAGGACACGCTCGCGGAGATGCCCTACTGGTTCATCAGTTCCGGCGTCGGGTCGTTCGACGTCTACGCGGTCCGTATGGCCGAGTCGCTCGGCGACGTCGACGACAGCATCGACGCCGTCAGAGCGATCGAGCAGGTCGAAAACGTCGAGTTCTTCCTGGAGACTCACCGGAAGACCGACATGGGCAAGTACTTCCCGACGAGCGACGGGTCGTAG
- a CDS encoding DUF5518 domain-containing protein encodes MSSTPPTDDSHVRQTDRSADSLGAVVDWIVTAFLVLAGLSIAIGGLFASLAADRAQIESLVADGTIEADPLTDAELVDLTYALASTGGLWLVVVGLLTAVAGVVFFVSRRRTRRQFALEERPPPTVGTYALIGGIVTIVASFVPLAPILGGGVSGYLSRDDRHHGLAIGGLAGLVAAAPVVVGFAILLGGLAIAANALGLGFATVAIALAFVLLTMIAALYVVALSALGGFLGAYLARDRRDDRAATDAGH; translated from the coding sequence ATGTCTTCGACACCTCCTACCGACGATTCGCACGTACGCCAGACCGACCGCTCGGCCGACTCGCTCGGGGCGGTCGTCGACTGGATCGTGACCGCGTTTCTGGTCCTGGCCGGGCTCTCGATCGCGATCGGCGGGCTGTTCGCCTCGCTCGCGGCCGACCGAGCCCAGATCGAATCGCTCGTCGCCGACGGGACGATCGAGGCCGATCCGCTCACCGACGCGGAACTCGTCGATCTCACCTACGCGCTGGCGTCGACGGGCGGGCTCTGGCTGGTCGTCGTCGGACTCCTGACCGCCGTCGCTGGCGTCGTGTTCTTCGTTTCCCGCCGCCGTACGCGCCGCCAGTTCGCTCTAGAGGAGCGTCCACCGCCGACGGTCGGCACCTACGCGCTCATCGGCGGGATCGTCACGATCGTGGCGTCGTTCGTCCCGCTCGCGCCGATCCTCGGCGGCGGCGTCTCCGGCTACCTCTCGCGTGACGACCGCCACCACGGGCTGGCCATCGGCGGACTGGCCGGGCTCGTCGCGGCGGCCCCGGTCGTCGTCGGCTTTGCCATCCTGTTAGGCGGACTGGCGATCGCCGCGAACGCGCTCGGCCTCGGCTTTGCGACCGTGGCGATCGCGCTCGCGTTCGTCCTGCTCACGATGATCGCCGCGCTCTACGTGGTCGCGCTGAGCGCGCTCGGCGGTTTTCTGGGCGCCTACCTCGCTCGCGATCGGCGCGACGATCGGGCGGCGACGGACGCTGGACACTGA
- a CDS encoding CaiB/BaiF CoA transferase family protein, translating into MPSQPLDGLSVLELSTMVAGPYAGQMLGDMGADVVKIERPAGGELARGIEPDLGGESFYYLTPNRNKRSLALDVTSEQGRAAFLDLAERADVVLLNFPPAFADRYEIDYETVRERNEEIIYCSVSAFGHTGPYREYNGVDTTIQALSGAMSMTRSEESPPMRSGMPMNDVYASLYAVQGILLAVLNRRQTGEGDFVDVSLLDAALAGLTTRATYSLATGEPYPPFGRQHNYFAPEGVFEAADGEIHLSIITDRHWHRFCDVVGADELVDDPRFETLDDRIENHDACNDAVAAAVGSYSVDELLESLREAGVPAAPINDTVSVWDDPQVEAREMLQTMDHPDVGDVDTLGFPIKFRNAIQSIETHPPRLGEHSRAVLRAVGYDDEEIDQLVDAGVLRADE; encoded by the coding sequence ATGCCCAGCCAGCCACTGGACGGTCTCTCCGTGCTGGAATTGTCCACGATGGTCGCCGGCCCGTACGCCGGACAGATGCTCGGCGACATGGGGGCGGACGTCGTCAAAATCGAACGGCCAGCCGGCGGTGAACTCGCGCGCGGGATCGAACCCGACCTCGGCGGCGAGAGTTTCTACTACCTGACGCCGAATCGAAACAAGCGAAGTCTCGCACTCGACGTGACGAGCGAGCAGGGTCGAGCGGCGTTTCTCGATCTCGCCGAACGGGCGGACGTCGTGTTGCTCAACTTCCCGCCGGCGTTCGCAGATCGCTACGAGATCGACTACGAGACGGTCCGCGAGCGCAACGAGGAGATCATCTACTGTTCGGTCTCCGCGTTCGGTCACACCGGACCGTACCGCGAGTACAACGGCGTCGACACGACCATTCAGGCGCTGAGCGGAGCGATGTCGATGACGCGCTCGGAGGAGAGCCCGCCGATGCGCTCCGGCATGCCGATGAACGACGTCTACGCGTCGCTGTACGCCGTCCAGGGAATTTTACTCGCGGTGTTGAACCGACGCCAGACCGGCGAGGGAGACTTCGTCGACGTCTCGCTGCTCGACGCGGCCCTAGCCGGGTTGACCACCCGGGCAACCTACAGCCTGGCGACCGGTGAACCGTACCCGCCGTTCGGTCGACAGCACAACTACTTCGCACCCGAGGGCGTGTTCGAGGCGGCGGACGGAGAGATTCACCTCTCGATCATCACGGACCGCCACTGGCACCGTTTTTGCGACGTGGTCGGGGCGGACGAGCTGGTCGACGACCCACGCTTCGAAACGCTCGACGACCGGATCGAAAATCACGACGCGTGTAACGACGCGGTCGCGGCGGCCGTCGGGTCCTACTCGGTCGACGAACTCCTCGAGTCGCTTCGAGAGGCGGGCGTTCCGGCCGCGCCGATCAACGACACGGTCTCCGTCTGGGACGATCCACAGGTGGAGGCGAGAGAGATGCTACAGACGATGGATCACCCGGATGTCGGCGACGTCGACACCCTCGGCTTTCCCATCAAGTTTCGAAACGCTATCCAGTCGATCGAAACACACCCACCACGACTCGGCGAGCACTCACGAGCGGTCCTTCGTGCCGTCGGATACGACGACGAGGAGATCGACCAACTCGTCGACGCCGGCGTGCTTCGGGCGGACGAGTAG
- a CDS encoding DUF4397 domain-containing protein produces MPTRRTTLKGIGAASGLAAVSGSVYAADSHKDETDDEHRDEKGDEEPTDEKEPADEEPIVPPENGLRVAHFSPDAPNVDVYLAGDVVLEDVPYRTVSPYLAVDPGTYRVKVTAAGDPETVVFDADVAVEAGTIYSAFAIGLLQPPEGLEDRAFEVLLEVDRERADET; encoded by the coding sequence ATGCCCACGAGACGTACCACGTTGAAAGGTATCGGTGCCGCGAGCGGGCTGGCGGCGGTTTCCGGTTCCGTCTACGCAGCCGACAGCCACAAAGACGAAACGGACGACGAACACAGAGACGAGAAAGGCGACGAAGAACCGACAGACGAGAAAGAACCGGCCGACGAAGAGCCGATCGTGCCGCCGGAGAACGGACTCCGTGTCGCGCACTTCTCGCCGGACGCGCCGAACGTCGACGTCTACCTGGCCGGCGACGTCGTCCTCGAGGACGTCCCCTACCGGACCGTCTCGCCGTACCTCGCGGTCGATCCGGGAACGTACCGCGTTAAAGTCACCGCGGCGGGCGATCCGGAGACCGTCGTCTTCGACGCGGACGTCGCCGTCGAGGCGGGGACGATCTACTCGGCCTTCGCGATCGGGCTACTCCAGCCGCCGGAAGGGCTCGAAGACCGTGCGTTCGAGGTACTGCTCGAGGTCGACCGGGAGCGAGCCGACGAGACGTAA
- a CDS encoding DUF7553 family protein, translating to MSGTGHVQNARRELETAVERADDDVRDDLRETAAELAAIASGDQPADYAVVDGYLNELRQTKRDADDVADEIDAAIDHLSAYRDDLEQA from the coding sequence ATGTCCGGAACGGGTCACGTTCAGAACGCGCGCCGGGAACTGGAAACCGCCGTCGAACGAGCCGACGACGACGTTCGAGACGACCTGCGCGAGACGGCGGCCGAACTCGCCGCGATCGCGAGCGGCGACCAGCCCGCAGATTACGCCGTCGTCGACGGCTACCTGAACGAACTTCGCCAGACGAAACGAGACGCCGACGACGTCGCCGACGAGATCGACGCGGCGATCGACCACCTCTCCGCGTACCGCGACGACCTGGAACAGGCGTGA
- a CDS encoding ORC1-type DNA replication protein — protein sequence MERDPDEGMLGWDETVFRNESVFEIDYVPETFQHRDSQMQSLVYALRPAVRGSRPLNVLVRGPPGTGKTTAVQRLYDEIAGQTRDVRTIRVNCQVNSTRYAVFSRLFEGTFDYEPPSSGISFKKLFGQIAEQLVEDDRVLVVALDDVNYLFYENEASDTLYSLLRAHEEHPGAKIGVIVVSSDPTLDVVDELDARVQSVFRPEDVYFPVYDEREIVDILGERVKRGFNDGVVTAPILDRVAELTAQSGDLRVGIDLFKRAGLNAEMRGSKTISSEDVEAAFETSKYISLSRSLQGLSDSERALVRVIAEHDGQQAGDVYEAFHEETDLGYTRYSEIVNKLDQLDLIDADYAEIEGRGRSRSLSLSYETDAVLDRLE from the coding sequence ATGGAACGGGACCCCGACGAGGGGATGTTGGGCTGGGACGAGACCGTCTTTCGCAACGAGTCCGTCTTCGAGATCGACTACGTCCCGGAGACGTTCCAGCACCGCGACTCGCAGATGCAGAGCCTCGTCTACGCGCTGCGCCCCGCCGTGCGCGGTTCGCGCCCGCTCAACGTGCTCGTCCGCGGGCCGCCCGGAACCGGCAAGACGACGGCGGTCCAGCGCTTATACGACGAGATCGCCGGTCAGACCCGCGACGTCCGGACGATCCGGGTCAACTGCCAGGTGAACTCGACGCGCTACGCCGTCTTCTCGCGACTCTTCGAGGGGACCTTCGACTACGAACCGCCCTCGTCGGGCATCTCCTTCAAGAAGCTCTTCGGACAGATCGCAGAGCAACTCGTCGAGGACGATCGGGTTCTCGTCGTCGCGCTGGACGACGTCAACTACCTCTTCTACGAGAACGAAGCCTCGGATACGCTCTACTCGCTGCTTCGCGCCCACGAGGAACACCCCGGCGCGAAGATCGGCGTCATCGTCGTCTCCTCGGATCCCACGCTCGACGTCGTCGACGAACTCGACGCGCGCGTCCAGAGCGTCTTCCGACCAGAGGACGTCTACTTCCCCGTCTACGACGAACGCGAAATCGTCGACATCCTTGGCGAACGGGTCAAGCGCGGGTTCAACGACGGCGTCGTCACCGCCCCGATCCTCGACCGGGTGGCCGAACTCACCGCCCAGAGCGGCGACCTGCGCGTCGGCATCGACCTCTTCAAGCGCGCCGGCCTGAACGCGGAGATGCGCGGCTCGAAGACGATCTCGAGCGAGGACGTCGAGGCGGCGTTCGAGACCTCGAAGTACATAAGCCTCTCGCGAAGCCTCCAGGGCCTGTCGGACTCCGAACGGGCGCTGGTGCGCGTCATCGCCGAGCACGACGGCCAACAAGCGGGCGACGTCTACGAAGCCTTCCACGAGGAGACCGACCTCGGTTACACGCGCTACTCCGAGATCGTCAACAAGCTCGACCAGCTCGACCTGATCGACGCCGACTACGCCGAAATCGAGGGTCGCGGTCGCTCCCGGTCGCTCTCGCTGTCGTACGAGACCGACGCGGTGCTAGACCGGCTGGAGTAG